A portion of the Corynebacterium heidelbergense genome contains these proteins:
- a CDS encoding UvrD-helicase domain-containing protein, producing MAADREKPGREKPNREKLLEGLNPQQRQAVTHTGSPLLIVAGAGSGKTSVLTRRIAWLLAGGAVAPWQILAITFTNKAAAEMRERVAALIGPEASRMWVSTFHSMCVRILRHNAHLVEGLNQNFTIYDSDDSKRLITMVIKDHNLDLKEFAPRGVLATISNWKNELVDAKAALEEAKRDANTHLITVAQLYTDYQARLREANAVDFDDLIGEVVGILRTNLEVADHYRRRFRHVLVDEYQDTNHAQYVLVSTLVGNPEAGGAELCVVGDADQSIYAFRGATIRNIEEFERDYPTATTILLEQNYRSTQTILSAANAVIAKNQGRRAKRLWTDLGGGDPIGGYVADNEHDEARFIARQIDELSDSGISYGDIAVMYRTNGASRPLEDVFMRSGLPYKVVGGTRFYERREVRDVVAYLKVLENPSDAIALRRIINTPRRGIGDRALAQVGLHAESNGISFSEGLRDAAEGKVAKLSGRGRNAIAGFLEMMDGLRAETSAAEMTASDGTGLGLPDLGRIITAILDWTGYKAELEKSSDPQDGARLDNLNELVSVSHEFSREAANIKAYEEMPSGAEEEASGASDLAEGEAPLGSVQAFLERVSLVADADQIPDEDQDMVTLMTLHTAKGLEFPVVFLPGWEDGQFPHMRSLGDPRELAEERRLAYVGITRAKEKLFISRAISRSAWGSPTTNPPSRFLGEVPESLWDWLREAPEWGASGAYGTGWVSEGFGSSGAAEVTPSTPHWARPKPPQQRRGPRPSPRGSKSGAAPLKLDVGDRVNHDKYGLGTVKNVDGSGPHTTVIIDFGGERTVRLMLFGGVPMEKL from the coding sequence CTGGCAGCGGACCGGGAAAAACCGGGCCGGGAAAAGCCGAATCGGGAGAAGCTGCTGGAGGGGTTGAATCCGCAGCAACGGCAGGCCGTCACCCATACTGGCAGCCCGCTGCTCATCGTCGCCGGCGCGGGCTCCGGCAAAACTAGTGTGCTGACCCGCCGGATCGCCTGGCTACTCGCCGGCGGTGCGGTGGCCCCCTGGCAGATCCTCGCCATTACCTTCACCAACAAGGCCGCCGCGGAGATGCGCGAGCGCGTGGCCGCGTTGATCGGCCCCGAGGCGTCCCGGATGTGGGTCTCCACGTTCCACTCCATGTGCGTGCGCATCCTGCGGCACAACGCGCACCTCGTGGAGGGGCTGAACCAGAACTTCACCATCTACGACTCGGATGATTCCAAGCGCCTAATCACCATGGTGATTAAGGACCACAACCTGGATCTCAAGGAGTTCGCCCCCCGGGGAGTTCTGGCGACGATCTCCAATTGGAAGAACGAGTTGGTTGACGCGAAGGCGGCCCTGGAGGAAGCCAAGCGGGATGCCAACACCCACCTCATCACCGTCGCCCAGCTCTACACCGATTATCAGGCCCGCCTGCGGGAGGCGAACGCCGTGGACTTCGACGACCTCATTGGGGAAGTGGTGGGCATCCTCCGCACCAACCTGGAGGTGGCGGATCACTATCGGCGGCGGTTCCGCCACGTTCTCGTCGACGAGTACCAGGACACGAACCACGCCCAGTACGTCCTGGTCTCCACCCTGGTGGGCAATCCCGAGGCCGGCGGCGCTGAACTGTGCGTGGTGGGCGACGCAGACCAGTCCATCTACGCCTTCCGCGGCGCAACCATTCGCAATATCGAGGAGTTCGAGCGGGACTACCCGACCGCCACCACCATTCTGTTGGAGCAGAATTACCGGTCCACCCAGACCATCCTCTCCGCCGCGAATGCCGTCATCGCGAAGAACCAGGGCCGCCGCGCCAAACGCCTGTGGACGGACCTGGGCGGAGGCGATCCGATCGGCGGCTACGTCGCCGACAATGAGCACGACGAGGCCCGCTTCATCGCGCGCCAGATCGACGAGCTGTCTGACAGCGGGATTTCCTACGGCGATATCGCCGTGATGTACCGGACGAACGGGGCTTCCCGGCCGCTGGAGGACGTGTTTATGCGCTCTGGCCTGCCCTACAAGGTCGTTGGGGGCACCCGGTTTTACGAGCGCCGGGAGGTGCGGGATGTTGTGGCCTATCTCAAGGTTCTGGAAAATCCTAGCGACGCCATTGCCCTCCGACGCATCATCAACACCCCCCGGCGGGGTATCGGGGATCGCGCCCTGGCTCAGGTGGGCCTGCACGCCGAAAGCAATGGCATTAGCTTCAGCGAGGGCTTGCGGGACGCAGCGGAGGGGAAGGTCGCTAAGCTCTCCGGCCGGGGCCGCAACGCCATCGCCGGGTTCCTGGAGATGATGGACGGTCTGCGTGCCGAGACCTCCGCTGCGGAGATGACCGCCTCCGACGGCACCGGTCTGGGCCTGCCCGACCTGGGGCGCATTATCACCGCCATCCTGGACTGGACCGGTTATAAAGCTGAACTCGAGAAATCCTCGGACCCCCAGGACGGGGCACGGCTGGACAACCTCAACGAGCTGGTTAGCGTGAGCCACGAGTTCTCCCGGGAAGCGGCGAATATTAAGGCCTACGAGGAGATGCCCTCCGGTGCCGAAGAGGAGGCCAGCGGCGCCAGTGACCTCGCAGAGGGGGAAGCTCCCTTGGGTAGTGTTCAGGCATTCCTAGAGCGGGTCAGCCTGGTGGCAGACGCCGACCAGATCCCCGATGAGGACCAGGACATGGTCACGCTCATGACGCTGCACACCGCCAAGGGGCTGGAGTTCCCCGTCGTGTTCCTGCCCGGATGGGAAGATGGCCAGTTCCCGCACATGCGGTCGCTAGGGGATCCGAGGGAGCTGGCGGAGGAGCGCCGGTTGGCCTATGTGGGGATCACCCGAGCCAAGGAGAAGCTTTTCATCAGCCGGGCCATCTCCCGTTCCGCCTGGGGGTCGCCCACAACGAACCCCCCGTCGCGTTTCCTCGGGGAGGTGCCGGAATCCCTATGGGATTGGCTGCGGGAGGCGCCGGAGTGGGGAGCCAGCGGAGCCTACGGCACGGGCTGGGTATCGGAAGGCTTCGGCAGCTCCGGTGCGGCGGAGGTCACCCCGAGCACCCCGCACTGGGCCCGCCCCAAGCCGCCACAGCAGCGCCGCGGCCCTCGGCCGAGTCCGCGTGGCAGCAAGTCGGGTGCCGCACCGCTCAAGCTGGATGTGGGGGATAGGGTCAACCACGATAAGTACGGGCTCGGAACCGTCAAGAACGTAGACGGAAGCGGCCCGCACACCACCGTCATAATTGACTTCGGGGGCGAGCGGACCGTGCGGCTGATGCTGTTCGGCGGTGTGCCGATGGAAAAGCTGTAG
- a CDS encoding chorismate mutase gives MTSAGHGDQQGLEQPSNSSFTVRMPSGTQDPLSDSEIRTYREEIDRMDRLIIDAIHRRSEVSKAIGRTRQGSGGTKLVYTREVAIINMFREEFGSEGVEIAKALLQLGRGRLG, from the coding sequence ATGACGAGCGCGGGACATGGCGATCAGCAGGGCCTCGAACAGCCTTCGAACAGTAGTTTCACGGTCCGCATGCCCTCCGGCACGCAAGACCCACTGTCCGATTCGGAGATTCGAACCTACCGCGAGGAGATCGACCGCATGGATCGCCTCATCATCGATGCGATTCACCGGCGCAGCGAGGTATCGAAAGCCATCGGGCGGACCCGGCAGGGGTCCGGGGGGACGAAGCTGGTTTACACCCGAGAAGTGGCCATCATCAATATGTTCCGGGAGGAGTTCGGCTCGGAAGGGGTGGAGATCGCCAAGGCCCTCCTGCAGTTGGGCCGCGGCCGCCTGGGCTAG
- a CDS encoding phosphatase PAP2 family protein, which translates to MSIPGIRSPHHPRKRRAVWAASLTAIAASTALTTNPAAASPLDGLQVPQVAGAQGVPGYPQPVQHPGAPVPTPFGPEFLGGYISDISSYPPGSYQAVIQGFDDLRANHPEVMAQNLETTVRINNAAASDPQLIDRAQRDAAADQAGILTEFADALGPELGQHFRDALAENRLPKTNFLLGNGYLARAGGIASSSYFEKQNFGYERPFVVAPDRIQRYQKGSRDFYETSPSFPSGHTNQAAWVTTLWAIMLPELGPQILDRGAEAGYDRLVMGVHYPLDVIGGRMTGTAAAADRWNDLHMRDAITQASAELRAELEWRAGKPLDQAIAASGAYHSTPDAVAEYTHRMTYDFGPITKQVNAPIVPKAAPDLLLTKFPQLNYEQRASVLRQTAIPGGYPLDDMSAAGSWQRMNLAAAFAAKVSVNGDGSVSVQKA; encoded by the coding sequence GTGAGCATCCCCGGCATTCGATCCCCCCACCACCCCCGGAAGCGCCGGGCGGTGTGGGCAGCCAGCCTCACCGCCATCGCAGCAAGCACCGCGCTCACCACCAACCCGGCGGCGGCCTCCCCCCTCGACGGGCTGCAGGTTCCTCAGGTCGCGGGCGCTCAGGGTGTTCCCGGCTACCCCCAGCCCGTCCAGCACCCCGGGGCTCCCGTGCCCACGCCCTTCGGCCCGGAATTCCTCGGCGGGTACATCTCGGACATCAGCTCCTACCCGCCGGGCAGCTACCAGGCCGTCATCCAGGGTTTCGATGATCTCCGCGCCAATCATCCGGAGGTCATGGCGCAGAACCTCGAAACGACCGTGCGGATCAACAATGCCGCCGCCTCGGACCCGCAGCTCATCGATCGTGCCCAGCGCGATGCGGCGGCGGATCAGGCCGGCATTCTCACTGAATTTGCGGACGCTCTTGGCCCGGAACTCGGCCAGCACTTCCGCGACGCCCTCGCAGAAAACCGCCTGCCGAAAACCAATTTCCTCCTGGGTAACGGGTACTTGGCCCGCGCCGGGGGAATAGCCAGCTCCAGCTACTTCGAAAAGCAGAACTTCGGCTACGAACGCCCCTTCGTCGTGGCCCCCGACCGCATCCAGCGCTACCAAAAGGGGTCCCGGGACTTCTACGAGACTTCCCCGTCCTTCCCGTCCGGCCACACTAACCAGGCCGCTTGGGTCACCACGCTGTGGGCCATCATGCTCCCGGAGCTCGGCCCGCAGATCCTGGATCGCGGTGCTGAAGCTGGCTACGATCGCCTGGTGATGGGCGTCCACTATCCTCTGGATGTTATCGGGGGCCGGATGACCGGAACCGCCGCGGCCGCCGATCGATGGAACGATCTTCATATGCGCGACGCCATTACCCAAGCGTCCGCCGAACTGCGCGCCGAGCTGGAATGGCGCGCGGGCAAGCCGCTGGACCAGGCCATCGCCGCCTCCGGTGCCTACCACAGCACCCCGGACGCCGTGGCCGAGTACACCCACCGAATGACCTACGATTTCGGGCCGATCACCAAGCAAGTGAACGCCCCCATCGTTCCGAAGGCCGCCCCGGACCTGCTGCTCACGAAGTTCCCCCAGTTGAACTACGAACAGCGCGCCTCTGTGCTCCGGCAGACCGCAATCCCCGGCGGCTACCCCTTAGACGACATGAGCGCGGCGGGATCTTGGCAGCGGATGAACCTGGCCGCCGCTTTCGCTGCGAAGGTCAGCGTCAACGGCGACGGCAGCGTGAGCGTTCAGAAGGCTTAA
- a CDS encoding branched-chain amino acid aminotransferase, with the protein MIRHSAQFLPSQPVAFTRYLNTTPVPPAQRQTILANPQFGAAFTDHMVGMDWDERQGWHNARVEPYGPIAMMPSAVVFHYGQEIFEGLKAYRHADGSIWTFRPQDNAKRFQRSAHRLSLPELPVDHFLASLKQIVDVDNEWVPGAEGQSLYLRPFMFGSEAFLGVRSAREARFHVIASPAGAYFRGGNDSVSIWVSDYYRRAGKGGTGSAKCGGNYAASLLPQGQALEHGCDQTLFLDTEGNVDECGSMNIVFVMSDGTVVTPESDTILPGITRESLLQLAEDRGMKVVRRSVSLAEWREGVASGSVREVFACGTAAVVIPIRELCGIDGGEEFREQQPRGELAQSLRDELVGIQMGRDDDRHGWLYRLDVD; encoded by the coding sequence ATGATTCGCCATTCTGCACAATTCCTCCCCTCCCAGCCAGTTGCATTTACCCGCTATTTGAATACGACGCCAGTACCTCCAGCGCAGCGGCAGACCATCCTGGCAAATCCCCAGTTTGGCGCCGCCTTCACCGATCACATGGTGGGGATGGATTGGGATGAGAGGCAAGGGTGGCACAATGCGCGGGTAGAGCCCTACGGGCCAATCGCGATGATGCCCTCCGCCGTGGTGTTCCACTACGGCCAGGAAATCTTCGAGGGCCTCAAGGCCTATCGGCACGCGGACGGATCCATTTGGACCTTCCGACCGCAGGACAACGCAAAGCGGTTTCAACGATCCGCGCACCGGCTATCCCTGCCGGAGCTGCCAGTTGACCATTTTCTGGCTTCGCTGAAGCAGATCGTCGATGTAGATAACGAGTGGGTGCCCGGCGCGGAAGGGCAGAGCCTGTACCTGCGGCCCTTTATGTTTGGGAGCGAGGCCTTTTTGGGGGTTCGCTCCGCGCGGGAAGCGCGGTTCCACGTGATCGCGAGCCCTGCTGGGGCGTACTTCAGGGGCGGGAACGACTCGGTGTCGATCTGGGTCAGCGACTACTACCGCAGGGCGGGGAAGGGCGGGACCGGATCGGCGAAGTGCGGCGGCAACTACGCGGCGAGCTTGTTGCCCCAAGGGCAGGCACTGGAGCACGGCTGCGACCAGACGCTGTTTTTGGACACCGAGGGCAACGTCGATGAATGCGGCAGCATGAACATCGTCTTCGTGATGAGCGATGGGACCGTCGTGACCCCCGAGTCGGACACGATTCTGCCCGGCATCACTCGGGAGTCCTTGCTGCAGCTGGCGGAAGACCGCGGGATGAAGGTTGTACGGCGGTCCGTGAGCTTGGCGGAATGGCGCGAAGGGGTGGCAAGCGGGTCGGTTCGTGAGGTCTTTGCGTGCGGCACGGCTGCGGTGGTGATCCCGATCCGTGAGTTGTGCGGCATCGACGGTGGGGAGGAGTTCCGCGAGCAGCAGCCGAGGGGCGAGCTGGCGCAATCGCTGCGGGATGAGCTGGTGGGCATTCAGATGGGCCGGGACGATGATCGCCACGGGTGGCTCTACCGGTTGGATGTCGACTGA
- a CDS encoding GtrA family protein, whose product MVKTLSRFGLVGIAGALFDYGSRALLINVSVNPTCARALSYAIGSTVAYLLNSYFTFDGERSSAENRRAIVAYATCFALAVVVDHQVRTLVDLSDKTLLVAWVVSQAVATLVNFLLQSFWVFRRPSSHSINP is encoded by the coding sequence ATGGTAAAAACGCTCTCACGATTCGGCCTCGTTGGAATTGCGGGCGCGCTTTTTGATTACGGCTCCCGAGCTTTGCTCATAAATGTCTCCGTTAATCCAACCTGTGCCAGGGCGCTTTCTTATGCTATTGGCAGTACGGTAGCTTACCTATTAAATAGCTATTTCACGTTCGATGGCGAACGCAGTAGCGCGGAAAATCGGAGAGCTATTGTTGCCTATGCCACATGCTTCGCGCTAGCTGTAGTCGTGGATCATCAAGTTAGAACACTTGTGGATTTGTCCGATAAGACATTGCTGGTGGCCTGGGTTGTTTCGCAGGCCGTAGCAACTTTAGTGAACTTTTTATTGCAAAGCTTCTGGGTGTTCCGTCGACCGAGTAGTCATTCGATTAATCCTTAG
- a CDS encoding LppP/LprE family lipoprotein, with protein sequence MKRTSVFLTALAATALISACSDGDSSQNAAGTFSAAPSQSQSQPTTDGSPTAAGPSPTLGQGSPDSRPAPATQDNRGPCTADTALQSFKAHEPDVPPPFPNNDDPDAGWAFDRSENSGFTDAANVCAPLGYVTLGIRMPTGSSPIQIVLFHNGQYIGVATKKAYAKADVARIDGSSIRVTWRFPRPGESNAEASGETEAQFRWDSAANKVVMTGGVPDY encoded by the coding sequence ATGAAACGTACTTCGGTCTTCCTCACAGCTCTCGCAGCCACCGCTTTAATTTCTGCCTGTTCAGACGGGGACTCGAGCCAGAATGCTGCTGGTACGTTTTCTGCCGCGCCCTCCCAGTCGCAGTCGCAGCCCACTACAGACGGCTCACCCACCGCTGCGGGACCTTCCCCCACTCTCGGACAGGGATCTCCCGACTCCAGACCTGCACCCGCTACGCAAGACAACAGAGGCCCCTGCACGGCGGACACGGCGCTACAGTCGTTCAAAGCCCATGAGCCGGATGTTCCGCCACCTTTTCCCAACAACGATGACCCAGATGCCGGATGGGCATTCGACCGCTCCGAAAACTCTGGCTTCACTGACGCGGCAAACGTCTGCGCTCCCCTCGGATACGTGACGTTAGGGATTCGAATGCCAACAGGATCCTCGCCTATACAGATCGTGCTTTTCCACAATGGGCAGTACATCGGCGTCGCTACAAAGAAGGCCTACGCCAAGGCCGACGTCGCACGCATTGACGGCTCTTCGATTCGTGTGACCTGGCGCTTTCCTAGACCAGGCGAGTCTAACGCTGAGGCCTCTGGCGAGACCGAAGCCCAATTCAGGTGGGATAGTGCAGCGAACAAGGTGGTCATGACCGGCGGCGTACCCGACTACTGA
- a CDS encoding UPF0182 family protein, which produces MVAAAFLIIPIVVSVFTDFQWFRSISYQGVYVGVIITRAVLFFVFGVLAALAAWLATWAAYRRRPHELTAITSASPLSAQRSRIARNVRPLLVGFPISAGLAAGLIAQGNWRTALLWVNGGDFGVQDPQFHRDLGFYAFDLPMLQFVVHTLSLLLIMAFIVNAVLHYLLGSITTGNPRVGEKASISPAARRQLAFIAGLWMLNKAANYWLQRYSLMNRNQGTFTGASYTDINAVLPAQIVLLVISLFVAALFFFTLVVRDLRIPALGVALMVASSLTVGIAWPAALEQFSVAPNRAEREREYIGRNIEMTRFAYGIGDDNVTYERDWGAKQPDNAEAKRKSIAKDEATISNIRLLDPDVLSPTFTQQQQLRNFYGFPDELSIDRYEVNGQMRDFVVAARELNPQTLTGNQNDWINRHTVYTHGNGFIAAPARKVDEVARDAGSSRGGYPVYTVADLQSLDRKDQGGELKLDLKQPRIYFGPLIASSSVANSDYAIAGNRDAANPMEFDTDTKNYTYEGDGGVDVSNPINRLMYSIHFQSMNMLLTDRIGEGSRILYERDPRERVHKVAPWLTTDSKTYPIVDGGRIKWVVDGYTTLQNLPYAQRTSLTNATADRATPNGVAQTQLVNDQVSYIRNSVKAVVDSYDGSVDLYAFDDEDPVLKAWMGAFPGVVKPRSEISEQLMSHLRYPEDMFKTQRELISKYHVSDPSVFFQNDAFWSVPADPTAPEGKKELNQPPYYVVAADPRTKQPSYQLTTAFVGLRRDFLAAQMSVSSDPESYGKINVRVLPTGTQTQGPRQAQDTMMSSDRAAQERTLLKGTTTLTNGNLLTLPVGDGQILYVEPVYAKRADQASAFPKLLRVLVTFNGQVGYAPTIAEALSQVGINPAAASDAAQAGAGNAAAGGGNGGQGDQGDRPENRPENGTTPPNSSVSSAAAQRVREAMDRVKQARQNGSFEEFGKALDELDAAVSDLQKQQG; this is translated from the coding sequence GTGGTGGCGGCCGCCTTCTTGATTATCCCCATCGTGGTCTCCGTGTTCACGGACTTCCAGTGGTTCCGGAGCATCAGCTACCAGGGCGTCTACGTCGGTGTGATCATCACCCGCGCGGTGCTGTTCTTCGTGTTTGGGGTGCTTGCCGCGCTCGCCGCATGGCTGGCGACGTGGGCGGCATATCGTCGGCGGCCCCACGAGCTCACCGCCATCACCTCCGCGAGCCCCCTCAGCGCCCAGCGCTCCCGCATCGCGCGGAATGTGCGGCCCCTTCTGGTCGGTTTTCCCATCTCCGCGGGCTTGGCCGCCGGGCTCATTGCGCAGGGGAACTGGCGTACGGCGCTGCTGTGGGTCAATGGGGGAGACTTCGGGGTGCAGGACCCGCAATTCCACCGGGACCTTGGGTTCTACGCCTTCGACCTGCCTATGCTGCAGTTCGTTGTGCACACCCTCAGCCTGCTGCTCATCATGGCGTTCATCGTCAACGCCGTGCTCCACTACCTGCTGGGGTCCATCACCACCGGCAATCCGCGGGTGGGGGAGAAGGCCTCCATCTCCCCGGCAGCGCGCCGCCAACTGGCCTTCATCGCCGGGCTGTGGATGCTGAACAAGGCAGCGAACTACTGGCTGCAGCGGTACTCCCTCATGAACCGGAACCAGGGAACCTTCACGGGGGCCTCCTACACCGACATCAACGCCGTACTGCCGGCCCAGATTGTGCTGCTGGTGATCTCCCTGTTCGTGGCGGCCCTGTTCTTCTTCACGCTGGTGGTCCGGGACCTTCGGATTCCGGCTCTGGGCGTCGCGCTGATGGTGGCGTCCTCCCTGACCGTCGGCATTGCCTGGCCGGCCGCACTGGAACAATTCTCGGTGGCCCCGAACCGCGCCGAACGAGAGCGGGAATACATCGGCCGGAACATCGAGATGACCCGATTCGCCTACGGCATCGGCGACGACAACGTCACCTATGAACGCGATTGGGGCGCGAAGCAGCCCGACAACGCCGAGGCCAAGCGCAAATCCATCGCCAAGGACGAGGCGACTATCTCCAACATCCGGCTGCTGGATCCGGACGTGCTGAGCCCGACCTTCACCCAGCAACAGCAGCTCCGAAACTTCTACGGTTTCCCCGACGAGCTCTCCATCGACCGCTACGAGGTGAACGGGCAGATGAGGGACTTCGTCGTCGCCGCCCGTGAGCTGAATCCCCAGACCCTGACCGGCAACCAGAACGACTGGATTAACCGGCACACGGTCTACACCCACGGTAACGGCTTCATCGCGGCCCCCGCCCGCAAGGTGGACGAGGTCGCGCGGGACGCCGGTTCTTCCCGCGGCGGATACCCCGTCTACACCGTTGCCGACCTCCAGTCCCTGGACCGCAAGGACCAGGGCGGGGAGCTCAAGCTGGACCTCAAGCAACCGCGCATCTACTTCGGTCCGCTGATCGCGTCCTCCTCCGTCGCCAACTCGGACTACGCCATCGCCGGCAACCGGGACGCGGCCAATCCCATGGAGTTCGACACGGACACCAAGAACTACACCTACGAGGGCGATGGTGGCGTGGACGTCTCCAACCCCATCAACCGCCTGATGTACTCCATCCACTTCCAATCGATGAACATGCTGCTCACCGACCGGATCGGGGAGGGCTCCCGCATCCTCTACGAACGGGACCCCCGCGAGCGCGTGCACAAGGTGGCCCCATGGTTGACGACGGACTCCAAGACCTACCCCATCGTCGATGGCGGGCGCATCAAGTGGGTCGTGGACGGCTACACCACCTTGCAGAACCTCCCCTACGCCCAGCGGACCTCCCTGACCAACGCGACGGCCGACCGGGCGACCCCTAACGGCGTGGCGCAGACCCAGTTGGTCAACGACCAGGTCAGCTACATCCGCAACAGTGTGAAGGCCGTGGTGGATTCCTACGACGGCAGCGTGGACCTCTACGCCTTCGACGACGAGGATCCGGTGCTGAAAGCGTGGATGGGGGCTTTCCCCGGGGTGGTCAAGCCGCGGTCGGAAATTTCCGAGCAACTGATGAGCCACCTGCGCTACCCGGAGGACATGTTCAAGACGCAGCGCGAGCTGATCTCCAAGTACCACGTCTCGGATCCCTCCGTGTTCTTCCAGAATGATGCCTTCTGGTCCGTGCCCGCCGACCCCACCGCGCCGGAGGGGAAGAAGGAGCTGAACCAGCCGCCGTACTACGTGGTCGCAGCGGACCCCCGCACGAAGCAGCCGAGTTATCAGTTGACCACCGCGTTCGTGGGCCTGCGGCGTGACTTCCTGGCCGCCCAGATGAGCGTGTCCAGCGACCCGGAGAGCTACGGCAAGATCAACGTGCGGGTGCTGCCCACGGGGACGCAGACGCAGGGCCCCCGCCAGGCGCAGGACACGATGATGTCCTCCGACCGGGCGGCGCAGGAGCGCACGCTGCTGAAGGGCACCACCACGCTGACGAACGGCAACCTGCTGACGTTGCCCGTCGGCGATGGGCAGATCCTCTATGTGGAGCCGGTGTACGCCAAGCGCGCGGACCAGGCCTCCGCCTTCCCGAAGCTGCTGAGGGTGCTGGTGACCTTCAACGGGCAGGTGGGTTACGCCCCCACGATTGCGGAGGCGCTGAGTCAGGTGGGGATCAATCCCGCTGCGGCCTCGGATGCGGCCCAGGCGGGGGCTGGGAATGCTGCTGCGGGCGGTGGGAACGGTGGTCAGGGCGATCAGGGCGATCGTCCGGAGAACCGTCCGGAGAATGGTACGACGCCACCTAACAGCAGCGTGTCCTCCGCCGCTGCCCAGAGGGTGCGCGAGGCCATGGATCGGGTGAAGCAGGCCCGGCAGAACGGCAGCTTCGAGGAATTCGGCAAGGCCCTCGATGAGCTAGACGCCGCGGTGAGCGACCTGCAGAAGCAGCAGGGATAG
- a CDS encoding PPA1309 family protein: protein MSEFFHPVDIGNPRVLNAAVLEAVDFVQAEGWDRPPSLFALVPLELVSDAVDLVEDPDRRRRNPLALVLQEDIPEHIPPGSEELGEFIAAIRWPKAVVGAVLAQEIRFVNSASDAVARPARLFSGILDDAGTGPELTLVQLRPSAEELEQDLFAQDRVELLGGENLAPGVTAALRASFDPD from the coding sequence ATGAGTGAATTCTTCCACCCCGTGGATATCGGCAATCCCCGTGTTCTGAACGCGGCTGTGCTGGAAGCGGTGGATTTCGTCCAGGCTGAAGGGTGGGATCGTCCCCCATCACTGTTCGCCCTCGTCCCCCTCGAGCTTGTCTCGGACGCGGTGGATTTGGTGGAGGATCCCGACCGCAGGAGGCGCAATCCCTTAGCTTTGGTGCTGCAGGAGGATATTCCGGAGCACATTCCGCCCGGCTCAGAAGAATTGGGCGAGTTCATTGCCGCGATACGGTGGCCGAAGGCCGTGGTCGGTGCTGTGTTGGCGCAGGAGATTCGGTTCGTCAATTCTGCGTCGGATGCGGTGGCGCGCCCCGCTCGGTTGTTCTCGGGAATTTTGGACGACGCCGGCACCGGACCCGAACTCACCCTCGTGCAACTGCGCCCGTCGGCGGAGGAATTGGAGCAGGACCTCTTCGCTCAGGACAGGGTGGAGCTGCTGGGCGGAGAGAACCTTGCCCCCGGGGTCACCGCGGCCCTGCGAGCATCCTTCGATCCGGATTAA